CGTTGCAAATTTTAGTAAATATTTTACAACACCAACGTTAATTCAATCTTTACAGAATACGGTTTGGATTTCAGGAATGACAACAGTAATTTCCGTTACACTTGCTTTTATGTATGCTTATGCAATTGCAAGGACCAACGTTTTGGGGAAGCGAATATTTCAATACATTGCATTGTTACCATTATTCGCGCCGACGATGTTGCATGGTATCGCACTTACATATTTATTTGGAAATCAAGGATTAGTAACAAAGGGGCTATTTGGTTTATTTGAAGGGATTCAGATTCCGTTGTATGGTCCTGTTGGAATTACGATCGCTGAAGTTATTTACACATTTCCACAAGCGTTCCTTATTTTGTTCATTGCGTTTCAAGGAGCTGATTACCGATTACATGAAGCATCAAATATGCTAGGTGCGAGCAAGGTGAAACAGTTTTTTTCTGTTACATTGCCTGGGGTAAAATATGGATTAGTTAGCGCTATGTTCGTTGTATTTACACTGAGTTTTACTGATTTTGGCGCTCCTAAAATTGTAGGAGGGCAGTATAATGTGCTTGCGACGGATGTTTATAAACAAGTCATTGGACAACAGAATATGCCGATGGGGGCAACTGTTGGAATGATATTGTTACTTCCAGCCATATTTGCTTTTATGGTGGATCGGATTACGCATAGAAAACAGGAAACCTTTTTATCTTCCAAAGCCGTACCATACCGGATCACGCCAAATAAGACAAGAGATATCATTTCATTTATGTACTGCACCGTTATTACGTTAATGATTATTCTATTATTTGTCGCGGTTGGAGTTGCAGCAAGTGTGAAAGTATGGCCGTATAACATGACATTTACACTAGAACACTTCAATTTTTCAAGTTTAACAGGAGATGGAATAGAAGCTTTTAAAAATAGCGTAATCGTTTCATGTATTACAGCTGTCATTGGAGCAATTGTCACTTTTGTATTTGCTTACATCATTGAAAAAATTCAGCAGTTAGCGTTTTTTAGAAAAGTGGGGTATTTTTTCTCTATTATTCCACTAGCTATTCCAGGGTTAGTGCTGGGGCTTGGATATGTCTTTTTCTTTAGTCAGCCTACTCTTCAATTTTTAGGGTGGGAAGTAACAAATCCGTTTCATTCTTTATATGGCACGATTGCGCTTCTTGTACTGGTAAATATTATTCATTTTTACGCTGTAACATTTGTTACAGCGACGACAGCATTAAAGAAACTAGATCGAGAGTTTGAGCTTGTTTCACAATCGCTGAGCATTCCTTTTCACAAAATGTTTTTTAAAGTGACCGTACCGATGTGTTTACCAGCAATTTTAGAAATGGTGATGTATTATTTTGTGAATTCAATGGTCACAGTGTCAGCAGTTGTCTTTTTATATGCGGCTGATTTTAAATTAGCAGCTGTTTCAATTGTAAATATGGACGATGCTGGAAACGTGGCGCCGGCAGCGGCGATGAGTGTGTTAATTGTTGTAACGAATATTGTCGTGAGAGCGATTTATGAATGGGGAACAAAGGCTGTTCGCAGGCGAACATCATTATGGCAGAAAAGATAAAAAGGAGGACATTATATGAAAATTGAGGCTGTTATTTTTGACTGGGCTGGTACAACAGTTGATTATGGATGTTTTGCACCACTTGAAGTGTTTATGGAAATTTTTAAAAATCGTGGTGTTATGATTACGGCTGAAGAGGCACGAAGGCCGATGGGATTACTAAAAATTGATCACGTTCGTGCATTAACAGAAATGCCTCGTATACGTGGAGAATGGGAGCGAGTTTTTGGACAGTTACCAACGGAAGCAGATGTTCAGGAAATGTATGAAGAGTTTGAAGAGATTCTCTTTTCCATTTTACCGCGTTATGCAACGCCGATTTCTGGAGTGAAAGAGGTAGTGACTTATTTACGAAGTCAAGGAATTAAAATTGGTTCCACAACAGGCTATACAAGAGAAATGATGGATATTGTGGCAAGAGAAGCAAAAGCGCAAGGATATGAACCAGATTATCTTGTTACACCAGATGATGTCCCAGCTGGCCGTCCGTATCCATGGATGTGTTATCAGAATGCGATGCAACTTAATGTATACCCAATGAAGCATATGGTGAAAGTTGGAGATACAATTTCGGACATGAAGGAAGGAAGAAATGCAGGAATGTGGACGGTTGGTGTCATTCTTGGTAGCAGTGAACTTGGATTGACAGAAAAAGAAGTTGAAAGTATGGATTTGGTAGCACTTCAAGAGAGAATGGAAGTTGTCCGAAAGCGATTTATCGAAAGCGGCGCTCATTATGTAATCGAAACAATGAAAGAGTTACCTCAAGTAATCGAATATATCGAAAAACAAGAATTTATCATTTCTTGAAAGGAGCATAAATTATGAAGAATCATCACTATTTATTATTAACGCCAGGGCCATTAACAACAACAAAAACCGTCAAGGAAGTAATGCTATACGATTGGTGCACATGGGATACAGAATATAACGAGTTAGTACAAGAAATACGAAAACGTCTTGTATCATTGGCGACGAAAGAAGAGGAATATTATACAACTGTTTTCATGCAAGGAAGCGGTACATTCTCCGTAGAATCAGTTATTGGATCCGTGATTCCACAAGAAGGAAAGCTACTTGTTTGTACGAATGGAGCATATGGAAAGCGAATCGTTCAAATAGCAACAACATTACATATTAATGTTGTTGAGAGTTATACAAATGAATGGGAACCAACGAATCTTGCAGAAGTAGAAGAGATATTACAAAAAGACTCGGAAATTACGCATATTGCGGTGGTGCATTGTGAAACAACAACAGGAATAATCAATCCAATCGCTGATGTATGTCGGTTAGGAAAACAATATGGAAAAGTTACAATTGTGGATGCTATGAGTAGTTTTGGCGGAGTAGAAATGGATGTTGCTGATTTACAAATTGATTTTATGATTAGCAGTGCAAATAAATGTATTCAAGGTGTTCCAGGATTTGGATTTGTCATTGCAAAGCGTACGGAGTTAGAACAATGTAAAGGAAGGGCTCGCTCTTTATCATTAGACCTTTATGACCAGTGGGAAACAATGGAACTTCAAAATGGGAAGTGGCGTTTTACATCGCCAACTCATACTGTACGTGCATTTTATCAAGCCTTGCTCGAGTTAGAAGAAGAGGGGGGAGTGAAAGCGCGAAATACCCGTTACCGTAACAATCAACAAGTATTAGTGAAGAGAATGAGAGAAGTTGGGTTTGAGCCATTGTTAGATGAAGCATATCAGTCTCCTATTATTACATCTTTTCTATATCCAGGGGAAGGTTTTACATTTCAGCAGTTATATGAGGAGTTAAAAGAGCATGGATTTGTTATTTATCCTGGAAAAATTTCAAAGGTAGATACATTCCGAATTGGGAATATTGGTGATGTGTATGAAAGTGATATTCATCAATTAGTAGATTGTATTTCTGAAGGAGTTGTAATTGGATGAAAGTATTTTGTTTAAGCGTGCAAGTAAAACTTGTCGAGAAGCACATTTAGATTTCATACAATATTTATCTTTTGAAATGAAAAAAACGTATTTTGCATAAGAGGAATTCAGCATATAGAGCTGAGAAAAGGGTGCCTATATAAGTGAAAGAAACGAGGTGAAAGAATGTCTGTTGCTGGAGAAGAAAGAAAGCGTACTATTCTTGAAAAAGTAGAGTTTAAAGGAAAAGTGAAAGTGTCCGAACTAGCAAAAGAGTTTTCTGTATCAACCGAAACAATTCGCAGGTATTTAGAAGAATTAGATCGTGAAAAAAAGTTAAAAAAGGTGTACGGTGGTGCTGTTCAATTGCCAGGAGTAGGTACAGAACCATCTATGTTAGAAAGGGAAATGTTACATATAGAAGAGAAGAAGCGAATTGGCTATAAAGCAGCGACGTTTGTGGAAGATGGTGATGTTATTGTAATTGATGATGGAAGTACACCACTCCAAATGGTTCCCTATCTCATACACCGGAAAAATTTAACGATTGTAACAAGTTCCTTTCCAGTTGCAACACAATTGATTTCTTCTATTAATAAAAATATGTTTCATGGTGAAGTACTCTTTATTGGAGGGAAAGTATCTCCAAAGCATTCTCGTGTATCAGGTTCTATTTCACAGCAGATGATTCGCCAATTCCATTTTCATAAGGCTTTTATTTCAATCGATGGATTATTACCAAGTTTCGGAGCATCAAGTTTTGAACTGGAAAAAGCGAAGTTATCAGAGGCGATGATTCAATTAGCAGAAAAAACATTCATTCTTTGTGATCATACGAAGATTAGTGTGAAAGGAAATTATCGAATTGCAGGGTTTTCTCATATTCAACATGTAATTTGTAATAAAAGAATGCCGTATAGTTTTGAAGAAGAGATCGCTAAACATCATATTCGGTGGACGATTAGTTAAATATAAATTGAATTTACACATGAAAAATTGTATTTGTGCAAAAAAATGGACACATTTTCCCAACTTGTTCATATAATTTACCAATGAAAAAAAGTTGACTTGAGGAAAGAGGGGGACGAGAATGTCGGAACGCATATACAATAAATTAGTACTGTATGCTCATATATTACAGAAACTGCGGGTCATTAATGAGCAAGAAAAAAGTCAAATCCTTCAAATGATGGACAAAAAAGCCCTATGAGAAAGGGCTTTTTATTTTAGGCTTGATAGAATCCTCTCTTTTTCTAGATAGAGAAATCGTATTGACAAAAAAGCGTTCTCATGTAATAATTCAATTAAATTTTTGGAGTAATCAAAAAACAGTCTTTTTTACATAGAAATGATCGTGGGATTACCATGGGGGTGACGAAATGTTATTTTTTTTAAAGAAATGGAAAGAATTAAAGAATGTAAAGATGGAATTGGCACTTCGTGATTGGTTTTATGGAACAAAAATTAGTTTGTCTATGTGTACATCAAAAGAACCATTAACATTTTTAGTGAACATAGAAGGAAAGGATAAAGGTTTATTTGTTGATGAAGATTTTATTGTGGTAAACAGTATGTGTGAGCCTGTTTTTGAAAATGATCAAAAGCCGGCTATTGAATCCTTTATGCATGCTGATATTTATAAAAAAAGTAATGCGGAATGCATTTTACAAGTTCAGACAGTAGACAGCCATTTAATGTCAGAGCTATACGGGAAAGAAGGAGAAGTAACATTTGAAAAAGGGAGTGTGAAACGTATTTTTGGATCAGAAGGGATAGAAGAGCTAACGATTCCGATTGTAGAAAATGAAAAGGAATTTGCAGATTTATTAGAGGAGAGTGTTCCAAACTTTACAAAGGACGGGGGCGTTGTTCTTGTTCATAATTATGGAATGATTGTTTGGGGAAAAACACCAGAAGAAACAAAAAAATGGTTAGAAGGACTTGAATATTTAATGAACTATCATGTCAAGTTGTTAATGATTAAAGGGGTAAAGAGTTCGGTAATGTGAAATATTCCTTATTGATAAACTAGGCAATGAAAGCGTTTTAATATTAGTTTTACTCATAAAATATAGGTCTCCTTATTATATATAGATTACATGTTAATGTGAGGGGGAACATATTTTGCGAGTTAAATATCATTTTCTGCCGAAACAGCAGGTGTTTTTTTGTAAAAGCCATGATTCGGCAGAAAAAGCACTAAGTATAATGAATGAAAATGGATATCGGGCCATTCCTGTGTTAGCAGAAGATG
The window above is part of the Bacillus cytotoxicus NVH 391-98 genome. Proteins encoded here:
- a CDS encoding class II aldolase/adducin family protein gives rise to the protein MLFFLKKWKELKNVKMELALRDWFYGTKISLSMCTSKEPLTFLVNIEGKDKGLFVDEDFIVVNSMCEPVFENDQKPAIESFMHADIYKKSNAECILQVQTVDSHLMSELYGKEGEVTFEKGSVKRIFGSEGIEELTIPIVENEKEFADLLEESVPNFTKDGGVVLVHNYGMIVWGKTPEETKKWLEGLEYLMNYHVKLLMIKGVKSSVM
- a CDS encoding putative 2-aminoethylphosphonate ABC transporter permease subunit; the encoded protein is MDMLENHKIEISEKKVKRSIGKEEGLQRLLIFGVLVAFLIMLVLPLLQLFTQAFYDKDGTFVGVANFSKYFTTPTLIQSLQNTVWISGMTTVISVTLAFMYAYAIARTNVLGKRIFQYIALLPLFAPTMLHGIALTYLFGNQGLVTKGLFGLFEGIQIPLYGPVGITIAEVIYTFPQAFLILFIAFQGADYRLHEASNMLGASKVKQFFSVTLPGVKYGLVSAMFVVFTLSFTDFGAPKIVGGQYNVLATDVYKQVIGQQNMPMGATVGMILLLPAIFAFMVDRITHRKQETFLSSKAVPYRITPNKTRDIISFMYCTVITLMIILLFVAVGVAASVKVWPYNMTFTLEHFNFSSLTGDGIEAFKNSVIVSCITAVIGAIVTFVFAYIIEKIQQLAFFRKVGYFFSIIPLAIPGLVLGLGYVFFFSQPTLQFLGWEVTNPFHSLYGTIALLVLVNIIHFYAVTFVTATTALKKLDREFELVSQSLSIPFHKMFFKVTVPMCLPAILEMVMYYFVNSMVTVSAVVFLYAADFKLAAVSIVNMDDAGNVAPAAAMSVLIVVTNIVVRAIYEWGTKAVRRRTSLWQKR
- the phnW gene encoding 2-aminoethylphosphonate--pyruvate transaminase translates to MKNHHYLLLTPGPLTTTKTVKEVMLYDWCTWDTEYNELVQEIRKRLVSLATKEEEYYTTVFMQGSGTFSVESVIGSVIPQEGKLLVCTNGAYGKRIVQIATTLHINVVESYTNEWEPTNLAEVEEILQKDSEITHIAVVHCETTTGIINPIADVCRLGKQYGKVTIVDAMSSFGGVEMDVADLQIDFMISSANKCIQGVPGFGFVIAKRTELEQCKGRARSLSLDLYDQWETMELQNGKWRFTSPTHTVRAFYQALLELEEEGGVKARNTRYRNNQQVLVKRMREVGFEPLLDEAYQSPIITSFLYPGEGFTFQQLYEELKEHGFVIYPGKISKVDTFRIGNIGDVYESDIHQLVDCISEGVVIG
- a CDS encoding DeoR/GlpR family DNA-binding transcription regulator, with translation MSVAGEERKRTILEKVEFKGKVKVSELAKEFSVSTETIRRYLEELDREKKLKKVYGGAVQLPGVGTEPSMLEREMLHIEEKKRIGYKAATFVEDGDVIVIDDGSTPLQMVPYLIHRKNLTIVTSSFPVATQLISSINKNMFHGEVLFIGGKVSPKHSRVSGSISQQMIRQFHFHKAFISIDGLLPSFGASSFELEKAKLSEAMIQLAEKTFILCDHTKISVKGNYRIAGFSHIQHVICNKRMPYSFEEEIAKHHIRWTIS
- the phnX gene encoding phosphonoacetaldehyde hydrolase yields the protein MKIEAVIFDWAGTTVDYGCFAPLEVFMEIFKNRGVMITAEEARRPMGLLKIDHVRALTEMPRIRGEWERVFGQLPTEADVQEMYEEFEEILFSILPRYATPISGVKEVVTYLRSQGIKIGSTTGYTREMMDIVAREAKAQGYEPDYLVTPDDVPAGRPYPWMCYQNAMQLNVYPMKHMVKVGDTISDMKEGRNAGMWTVGVILGSSELGLTEKEVESMDLVALQERMEVVRKRFIESGAHYVIETMKELPQVIEYIEKQEFIIS